The following are encoded in a window of Paenibacillus polymyxa genomic DNA:
- the leuD gene encoding 3-isopropylmalate dehydratase small subunit, whose product MEAFTTLKGIVAPVDRVNVDTDAIIPKQFLKRIERTGFGQFLFYEWRFDEAGNVNPEFEPNKPRYAGASVLISRANFGCGSSREHAPWAIMDYGFRCVIAPSYADIFYNNCFKNGILPIKLSEEQVEELFQRTAQHVNYQLNVDLNEKTITDDYGLKIEFDLDEHRRQFLLQGLDDIGLTLQHESEILAYEQRRAAKQGA is encoded by the coding sequence ATGGAAGCTTTCACAACATTAAAAGGAATTGTAGCCCCTGTGGATCGGGTAAACGTGGACACAGATGCTATCATACCTAAGCAGTTTTTGAAACGAATTGAACGTACGGGCTTTGGACAGTTTCTGTTCTACGAGTGGCGGTTTGATGAAGCCGGCAATGTCAATCCTGAATTTGAGCCCAACAAGCCTCGTTATGCAGGAGCGTCTGTGCTGATCTCTCGCGCTAACTTTGGCTGCGGCTCCTCACGTGAGCATGCGCCCTGGGCGATTATGGACTATGGGTTTCGTTGCGTAATTGCGCCGTCTTATGCAGATATCTTCTATAATAACTGTTTCAAAAACGGTATATTGCCGATCAAGCTATCTGAAGAGCAAGTAGAGGAATTGTTTCAGCGTACGGCGCAGCATGTTAACTACCAATTGAACGTAGACCTGAATGAAAAAACAATCACTGACGACTATGGTCTGAAAATTGAATTCGATCTGGATGAACATCGCCGTCAGTTCCTGCTACAAGGCTTGGACGATATTGGCCTGACACTCCAGCATGAATCTGAAATTCTGGCGTATGAACAAAGACGCGCTGCGAAACAAGGCGCATAA